A single window of Penaeus vannamei isolate JL-2024 chromosome 24, ASM4276789v1, whole genome shotgun sequence DNA harbors:
- the LOC138866210 gene encoding uncharacterized protein: MERLRNIKHRLSMSVDKLGPSRRSKSQQRKSAPLGSAPFSDGDIPGSVRNAEAASLVKSSSRPSSYCGPDTEETGSAECLLEVVPAAAAAATSAATAENPGASSMPEVTAPAEPSSGPAAAVQPASQGERQLKRATSSEAGESLMAEVMKEVEKITEITEDLKKKRIRRDESAADDTTVAVNDTVPLLSAPEGAAAQEALAASAGGATLRQKTLTEGVVHRKNLESTSTTLSIASTCRAESLTSGYFSGSELTLSEGRCDSEAKSVFSSAVSEISESSKSVITEKIDRRRSAFVSVSSSNTENRKSAFIPVSPDSSEKRLSAFIPLMPEVNSEVKPGPSAGATEKAAAEAKEAPAAEPSVAVTTTAAKQETKVTKKESIYSKIVKRKDASKEPIYAKIKPKLTIETSFQPIEPSSSKSPTTPSSAVVKPEPMYNVVKPLDPLATVTPRSPTSSAIPGSPLGPFTVFGGGPISSVKKVEPIYTKIQPKESRSNTLPKEPIYSKIQRKEGGTLPRDASDSKVKAKEPIYTQPLPLTPREEAMQKRESFFSESVSPDYGKVTVRAKEIAASRPAVITISNPGYAAPTTSANPSSPTTSSSSAAVPTSPTSPSSPAAPTSPTSPSSPPALTSQTSPTATLSRISTHTEESAASQTSKVKMVEKVECAPASASSLDSPGPRPHVASESSLVESSDTESTGRAKLSKLVEELAQELEAVSQRVGISADTDDESKKEMLAKLLSAYDIPKNLRRVEEADEDAVRQAEEALVPTSVSMDELRFVDDNEDNAETVYADIPDYSQDEFVIALDDENDPRYASLARKFRQQARASESPGKISRKTATVYANALNVVTALRVLINSKSARAASVINKMGTLARPYAHKVQGTISDTTWIQRVIYHKTVRVAAAEGVGGGESQENCN; this comes from the coding sequence ATGGAGAGACTCCGCAACATCAAGCACCGCCTGAGCATGTCCGTGGACAAGCTCGGCCCTTCGCGACGATCGAAATCGCAACAGCGGAAGAGCGCGCCCCTCGGGAGCGCCCCTTTCTCTGACGGAGACATCCCTGGCTCCGTCAGGAATGCAGAAGCAGCCTCGCTTGTAAAATCGAGCTCACGACCCAGCAGTTACTGCGGCCCAGACACGGAGGAGACCGGGTCCGCCGAGTGTTTATTGGAGGTGGttcctgctgccgctgctgctgcgaCTTCTGCGGCCACTGCCGAGAACCCTGGCGCGTCCAGCATGCCTGAAGTGACGGCCCCGGCCGAGCCTTCGTCTGGACCAGCTGCAGCGGTTCAGCCTGCGAGCCAAGGAGAAAGACAACTAAAACGAGCGACTTCGAGCGAGGCGGGAGAGAGCCTGATGGCCGAAGTGATGAAAGAAGTCGAAAAGATCACCGAGATAACCGAAGATCTCAAGAAAAAGCGCATCAGACGCGACGAAAGCGCAGCGGACGACACAACGGTGGCGGTGAACGACACGGTGCCTTTGCTGAGCGCGCCGGAGGGGGCCGCGGCGCAGGAAGCCCTTGCCGCGAGCGCCGGTGGAGCGACGCTGCGACAGAAGACTCTCACGGAGGGCGTGGTCCACAGGAAGAATCTGGAGAGCACCTCCACTACTCTCAGCATCGCGTCCACCTGCAGGGCCGAAAGTCTGACGTCAGGATATTTCTCAGGCTCGGAACTAACTCTCTCAGAAGGGAGATGTGACAGTGAGGCGAAATCCGTGTTTTCTTCTGCCGTTTCAGAAATATCAGAAAGCAGCAAATCTGTCATTACAGAAAAGATCGACCGCAGAAGATCTGCGTTTGTGTCCGTGTCGTCGAGTAATACCGAGAACAGGAAGTCGGCCTTCATTCCTGTCTCTCCCGACAGCTCCGAGAAAAGGCTGTCGGCGTTCATACCGCTGATGCCCGAGGTCAACAGCGAGGTCAAGCCGGGCCCGTCGGCAGGGGCGACGGAGAAGGCGGCCGCCGAGGCCAAGGAAGCTCCGGCAGCAGAGCCCTCCGTTGCAGTCACGACGACTGCTGCCAAACAGGAGACGAAAGTCACGAAGAAGGAGAGCATCTACAGCAAGATCGTGAAGCGGAAGGACGCGTCGAAGGAGCCGATTTACGCCAAAATCAAACCCAAGCTGACGATCGAAACCAGCTTCCAGCCCATCGAGCCGAGCTCCTCCAAGAGCCCCACGACTCCCAGCTCGGCAGTGGTCAAGCCCGAGCCCATGTATAACGTCGTGAAGCCTCTGGATCCCCTGGCTACCGTGACGCCGCGCAGCCCGACCAGCTCAGCCATTCCAGGGAGCCCGCTCGGCCCCTTCACCGTCTTCGGCGGCGGGCCGATCTCGTCCGTTAAGAAGGTCGAGCCGATCTACACCAAGATCCAGCCGAAGGAATCGAGAAGCAACACCCTGCCGAAGGAGCCCATCTATAGCAAAATACAGCGCAAGGAGGGCGGGACCCTGCCCCGAGATGCGTCTGACAGCAAGGTCAAAGCCAAGGAGCCCATATACACGCAgccgcttcccctcaccccgcgaGAGGAAGCCATGCAGAAGCGGGAGAGTTTCTTCAGCGAGAGCGTGTCGCCCGACTACGGCAAGGTGACCGTGCGGGCCAAGGAGATCGCCGCGTCGCGCCCGgccgtcatcaccatcagcaaCCCTGGCTACGCTGCCCCCACGACGAGCGCCAACCCGTCGTCGCCTACGACCTCGTCTTCCTCGGCAGCGGTGCCGACGTCTCCGACTTCGCCTTCCTCGCCCGCAGCGCCGACGTCTCCGACCTCGCCTTCTTCGCCCCCGGCGCTAACGTCTCAGACCTCCCCCACTGCGACGCTCAGCCGCATTTCCACCCACACGGAAGAGAGCGCGGCGAGTCAGACGTCGAAAGTCAagatggtggagaaggtggagtgcGCTCCGGCCTCCGCGTCGTCCCTCGACTCCCCTGGCCCTCGACCTCACGTGGCCTCCGAGTCCTCGCTCGTCGAGAGCTCCGACACCGAGTCTACAGGGCGAGCCAAGCTGAGTAAGTTAGTGGAGGAACTTGCTCAGGAACTTGAAGCTGTCAGCCAACGCGTGGGCATTTCTGCCGACACTGACGACGAATCCAAGAAGGAAATGCTGGCGAAGCTTCTGTCCGCCTACGACATCCCCAAGAACCTTCGGCGCGTTGAAGAGGCGGACGAGGACGCGGTCCGGCAGGCAGAGGAGGCCCTCGTGCCCACGTCGGTGAGCATGGACGAGCTCCGTTTCGTCGACGACAACGAGGACAACGCCGAGACCGTGTACGCCGACATTCCCGACTACTCCCAGGACGAGTTCGTCATCGCCCTGGACGACGAGAACGACCCCAGGTACGCCTCGCTGGCTCGCAAGTTCCGGCAGCAGGCGAGGGCGTCGGAGTCCCCCGGGAAGATCAGCCGCAAGACGGCGACCGTCTACGCGAACGCCCTGAACGTCGTCACGGCGCTCAGGGTCCTCATCAACTCCAAGTCAGCGCGGGCGGCCTCCGTCATCAACAAGATGGGGACGCTGGCCCGCCCCTACGCCCACAAGGTGCAGGGGACCATCAGCGACACCACGTGGATCCAGCGGGTCATCTATCACAAGACGGTACGTGTTGCCGCCGctgagggcgtgggcggcggggaaTCGCAGGAAAACTGTAACTGA